From a region of the Tachysurus fulvidraco isolate hzauxx_2018 chromosome 5, HZAU_PFXX_2.0, whole genome shotgun sequence genome:
- the si:dkey-237i9.1 gene encoding SEC14-like protein 1 isoform X1 — translation MVQQYQSPVRVYKHPFELVMAAYERRFPTCHLIPMFVASDVLSEETSEDNSAHKVERRCKLDIDAPRLLKRIAGVDYVYFIQKNTLNRRERTLHIESHNETFSNRVIIHELCCYSVHPENDDWTCFEQSASLDIKSFFGFESTVEKIAMKQYANSIKKGKEIIEYYLRELEEDGITHVPRWSPSTSLIQPVVAVAPPAPPSTAPIAIAASAESGKDAAACKESSSPVGSANEPLAATPDDKLDADYINRYLGDLTPLQESCLIRLRSWLQETHKGKIPKDQHILRFLRARDFNMDKAREILCQSLTWRKQHQVDYLLDTWSSPQVLHDYYTGGWHHHDRDGRPLYILRLGQMDTKGLVRALGEESLLRHVLSINEEGLRRCEENTKVFGRPISCWTCLVDLEGLNMRHLWRPGVKALLRIIEVVEANYPETLGRLLILRAPRVFPVLWTLVSPFIDENTRKKFLIYAGNDYQGPGGLVDYIDKEVIPDFLGGECMCEVPEGGLVPKSLYRTPEELENDDIKLWTETIYQSASVFKGAPHELLIEIIDASSVITWDFDVCKGDVVFNIYHSKRAPQPARKEALASHGITSPGGNNVQLIDKSWQLGQDYSMVESPLTCKEGESVQGSHVTRWPGFYILQWRFHSMPACAATNLPRVDDVLATLQVSSHKCKVMYYTEVLGSEDFRTACYDVQSLGSMTSLESSHSGFSQLSAATTSSSQSQSSSMISR, via the exons ATGGTGCAGCAGTATCAATCCCCTGTTCGTGTGTATAAACACCCCTTCGAACTGGTCATGGCG GCGTACGAGAGGAGGTTCCCCACGTGTCATCTCATCCCCATGTTCGTGGCCAGCGACGTCCTCAGCGAGGAGACGAGCGAAGATAACTCCGCACACAAAGTCGAGAGGAGGTGCAAGCTGGACATCGACGCCCCTCGACTCCTGAAAAGG ATCGCAGGCGTCGACTACGTTTACTTCATCCAGAAGAACACGCTGAACCGCCGAGAGAGGACGCTGCACATCGAGTCGCACAACGAGACCTTCTCAAACCGCGTCATCATCCATGAGCTCTGCTGCTACTCA gttcaCCCTGAGAACGACGACTGGACATGTTTCGAGCAGTCTGCCAGCCTAGACATCAAATCCTTCTTCGGTTTCGAGAGCACTGTGGAGAAAATCGCCATGAAGCAGTACGCCAACAGCATCAAGAAG GGTAAAGAGATCATCGAGTACTACCTGAGAGAGCTGGAGGAGGATGGCATTACCCACGTGCCCCGCTGGAGCCCCAGCACCTCCCTCATTCAGCCCGTTGTCGCGGTCGCACCCCCGGCTCCTCCCTCCACGGCCCCCATCGCCATCGCCGCCTCCGCAGAGTCGGGCAAAGACGCGGCGGCGTGTAAAGAAAGCAGCAGTCCAGTGGGCAGCGCCAACGAGCCGCTCGCCGCCACGCCCGATG ATAAACTGGATGCTGACTACATTAACCGTTACCTGGGTGACCTCACACCTCTACAGGAAAGCTGCCTCATACGCCTCCGCAGCTGGCTGCAGGAAACACACAAGGGCAaa ATCCCAAAAGACCAGCACATCCTGCGCTTCCTGCGAGCGAGAGACTTCAACATGGACAAAGCACGAGAGATCCTGTGTCAGTCTCTCACCTGGAGGAAGCAGCACCAGGTGGATTACCTGCTGGACACCTGGAGCTCACCACAGGTCCTCCACGATTACTACACCGGGGGATGGCACCATCACGACCGtg ATGGCCGTCCTCTCTATATCCTGCGTCTGGGACAGATGGACACTAAAGGACTGGTTCGAGCTCTAGGGGAGGAGTCACTGCTCAGACAT gttttgTCTATAAATGAGGAGGGATTGAGGAGGTGTGAAGAGAACACTAAGGTGTTTGGACGCCCAATCAG TTGTTGGACATGTCTGGTGGATCTGGAGGGTTTGAACATGAGGCATCTGTGGCGTCCAGGCGTTAAAGCTCTCCTGCGCATCATTGAAGTGGTGGAAGCAAATTACCCAGAAACCCTTGGGCGCCTCCTCATCCTGCGTGCGCCCCGGGTCTTCCCTGTGCTCTGGACTCTG GTGAGTCCGTTCATCGACGAGAACACGCGTAAGAAGTTCCTGATCTACGCTGGGAATGACTACCAGGGTCCTGGTGGTCTGGTGGATTACATCGATAAGGAGGTCATCCCCGACTTCCTGGGTGGAGAGTGtatg TGTGAGGTTCCTGAGGGTGGCCTGGTTCCCAAATCCCTCTACAGAACCCCAGAGGAACTGGAGAACGACGACATCAAGCTGTGGACGGAAACCATCTACCAGAGCGCCAGCGTGTTTAAGGGAGCGCCGCACGAG CTGCTGATCGAGATCATCGACGCCTCCTCTGTAATCACCTGGGACTTCGACGTGTGTAAAGGAGACGTGGTGTTTAACATCTATCACTCCAAACGGGCTCCTCAGCCGGCCAGGAAAGAGGCGCTGGCGTCGCACGGCATCACGTCACCCGGGGGCAATAACGTGCAGCTCATTGACAAGTCGTGGCAGTTGGGGCAGGACTACAGCATGGTGGAGTCTCCACTCACCTGTAAAGAGGGAGAGAGCGTGCAG GGTTCTCATGTGACACGCTGGCCAGGGTTCTACATCCTCCAGTGGAGGTTCCACTCTATGCCCGCATGCGCAGCCACCAACCTGCCGCGTGTGGACGACGTGTTAGCCACGCTGCAGGTTTCCTCTCACAAGTGTAAAGTCATGTACTACACCGAGGTCCTGGGCTCCGAGGACTTCAG AACGGCTTGCTACGATGTGCAGAGTTT gGGTTCGATGACGAGCCTGGAGTCGAGTCACAGCGGATTCTCTCAGCTCAGCGCCGCCACCACGTCCTCCAGCCAATCACAGTCCAGCTCCATGATCTCCAGGTAG
- the si:dkey-237i9.1 gene encoding SEC14-like protein 1 isoform X3, whose product MVQQYQSPVRVYKHPFELVMAAYERRFPTCHLIPMFVASDVLSEETSEDNSAHKVERRCKLDIDAPRLLKRIAGVDYVYFIQKNTLNRRERTLHIESHNETFSNRVIIHELCCYSVHPENDDWTCFEQSASLDIKSFFGFESTVEKIAMKQYANSIKKGKEIIEYYLRELEEDGITHVPRWSPSTSLIQPVVAVAPPAPPSTAPIAIAASAESGKDAAACKESSSPVGSANEPLAATPDDKLDADYINRYLGDLTPLQESCLIRLRSWLQETHKGKIPKDQHILRFLRARDFNMDKAREILCQSLTWRKQHQVDYLLDTWSSPQVLHDYYTGGWHHHDRDGRPLYILRLGQMDTKGLVRALGEESLLRHVLSINEEGLRRCEENTKVFGRPISCWTCLVDLEGLNMRHLWRPGVKALLRIIEVVEANYPETLGRLLILRAPRVFPVLWTLVSPFIDENTRKKFLIYAGNDYQGPGGLVDYIDKEVIPDFLGGECMCEVPEGGLVPKSLYRTPEELENDDIKLWTETIYQSASVFKGAPHELLIEIIDASSVITWDFDVCKGDVVFNIYHSKRAPQPARKEALASHGITSPGGNNVQLIDKSWQLGQDYSMVESPLTCKEGESVQGSHVTRWPGFYILQWRFHSMPACAATNLPRVDDVLATLQVSSHKCKVMYYTEVLGSEDFRTACYDVQSFQNSTVSWKQH is encoded by the exons ATGGTGCAGCAGTATCAATCCCCTGTTCGTGTGTATAAACACCCCTTCGAACTGGTCATGGCG GCGTACGAGAGGAGGTTCCCCACGTGTCATCTCATCCCCATGTTCGTGGCCAGCGACGTCCTCAGCGAGGAGACGAGCGAAGATAACTCCGCACACAAAGTCGAGAGGAGGTGCAAGCTGGACATCGACGCCCCTCGACTCCTGAAAAGG ATCGCAGGCGTCGACTACGTTTACTTCATCCAGAAGAACACGCTGAACCGCCGAGAGAGGACGCTGCACATCGAGTCGCACAACGAGACCTTCTCAAACCGCGTCATCATCCATGAGCTCTGCTGCTACTCA gttcaCCCTGAGAACGACGACTGGACATGTTTCGAGCAGTCTGCCAGCCTAGACATCAAATCCTTCTTCGGTTTCGAGAGCACTGTGGAGAAAATCGCCATGAAGCAGTACGCCAACAGCATCAAGAAG GGTAAAGAGATCATCGAGTACTACCTGAGAGAGCTGGAGGAGGATGGCATTACCCACGTGCCCCGCTGGAGCCCCAGCACCTCCCTCATTCAGCCCGTTGTCGCGGTCGCACCCCCGGCTCCTCCCTCCACGGCCCCCATCGCCATCGCCGCCTCCGCAGAGTCGGGCAAAGACGCGGCGGCGTGTAAAGAAAGCAGCAGTCCAGTGGGCAGCGCCAACGAGCCGCTCGCCGCCACGCCCGATG ATAAACTGGATGCTGACTACATTAACCGTTACCTGGGTGACCTCACACCTCTACAGGAAAGCTGCCTCATACGCCTCCGCAGCTGGCTGCAGGAAACACACAAGGGCAaa ATCCCAAAAGACCAGCACATCCTGCGCTTCCTGCGAGCGAGAGACTTCAACATGGACAAAGCACGAGAGATCCTGTGTCAGTCTCTCACCTGGAGGAAGCAGCACCAGGTGGATTACCTGCTGGACACCTGGAGCTCACCACAGGTCCTCCACGATTACTACACCGGGGGATGGCACCATCACGACCGtg ATGGCCGTCCTCTCTATATCCTGCGTCTGGGACAGATGGACACTAAAGGACTGGTTCGAGCTCTAGGGGAGGAGTCACTGCTCAGACAT gttttgTCTATAAATGAGGAGGGATTGAGGAGGTGTGAAGAGAACACTAAGGTGTTTGGACGCCCAATCAG TTGTTGGACATGTCTGGTGGATCTGGAGGGTTTGAACATGAGGCATCTGTGGCGTCCAGGCGTTAAAGCTCTCCTGCGCATCATTGAAGTGGTGGAAGCAAATTACCCAGAAACCCTTGGGCGCCTCCTCATCCTGCGTGCGCCCCGGGTCTTCCCTGTGCTCTGGACTCTG GTGAGTCCGTTCATCGACGAGAACACGCGTAAGAAGTTCCTGATCTACGCTGGGAATGACTACCAGGGTCCTGGTGGTCTGGTGGATTACATCGATAAGGAGGTCATCCCCGACTTCCTGGGTGGAGAGTGtatg TGTGAGGTTCCTGAGGGTGGCCTGGTTCCCAAATCCCTCTACAGAACCCCAGAGGAACTGGAGAACGACGACATCAAGCTGTGGACGGAAACCATCTACCAGAGCGCCAGCGTGTTTAAGGGAGCGCCGCACGAG CTGCTGATCGAGATCATCGACGCCTCCTCTGTAATCACCTGGGACTTCGACGTGTGTAAAGGAGACGTGGTGTTTAACATCTATCACTCCAAACGGGCTCCTCAGCCGGCCAGGAAAGAGGCGCTGGCGTCGCACGGCATCACGTCACCCGGGGGCAATAACGTGCAGCTCATTGACAAGTCGTGGCAGTTGGGGCAGGACTACAGCATGGTGGAGTCTCCACTCACCTGTAAAGAGGGAGAGAGCGTGCAG GGTTCTCATGTGACACGCTGGCCAGGGTTCTACATCCTCCAGTGGAGGTTCCACTCTATGCCCGCATGCGCAGCCACCAACCTGCCGCGTGTGGACGACGTGTTAGCCACGCTGCAGGTTTCCTCTCACAAGTGTAAAGTCATGTACTACACCGAGGTCCTGGGCTCCGAGGACTTCAG AACGGCTTGCTACGATGTGCAGAGTTT TCAGAACTCTACAGTGAGCTGGAAGCAACACTGA
- the si:dkey-237i9.1 gene encoding SEC14-like protein 1 isoform X2 yields the protein MVQQYQSPVRVYKHPFELVMAAYERRFPTCHLIPMFVASDVLSEETSEDNSAHKVERRCKLDIDAPRLLKRIAGVDYVYFIQKNTLNRRERTLHIESHNETFSNRVIIHELCCYSVHPENDDWTCFEQSASLDIKSFFGFESTVEKIAMKQYANSIKKGKEIIEYYLRELEEDGITHVPRWSPSTSLIQPVVAVAPPAPPSTAPIAIAASAESGKDAAACKESSSPVGSANEPLAATPDDKLDADYINRYLGDLTPLQESCLIRLRSWLQETHKGKIPKDQHILRFLRARDFNMDKAREILCQSLTWRKQHQVDYLLDTWSSPQVLHDYYTGGWHHHDRDGRPLYILRLGQMDTKGLVRALGEESLLRHVLSINEEGLRRCEENTKVFGRPISCWTCLVDLEGLNMRHLWRPGVKALLRIIEVVEANYPETLGRLLILRAPRVFPVLWTLVSPFIDENTRKKFLIYAGNDYQGPGGLVDYIDKEVIPDFLGGECMCEVPEGGLVPKSLYRTPEELENDDIKLWTETIYQSASVFKGAPHELLIEIIDASSVITWDFDVCKGDVVFNIYHSKRAPQPARKEALASHGITSPGGNNVQLIDKSWQLGQDYSMVESPLTCKEGESVQGSHVTRWPGFYILQWRFHSMPACAATNLPRVDDVLATLQVSSHKCKVMYYTEVLGSEDFRGSMTSLESSHSGFSQLSAATTSSSQSQSSSMISR from the exons ATGGTGCAGCAGTATCAATCCCCTGTTCGTGTGTATAAACACCCCTTCGAACTGGTCATGGCG GCGTACGAGAGGAGGTTCCCCACGTGTCATCTCATCCCCATGTTCGTGGCCAGCGACGTCCTCAGCGAGGAGACGAGCGAAGATAACTCCGCACACAAAGTCGAGAGGAGGTGCAAGCTGGACATCGACGCCCCTCGACTCCTGAAAAGG ATCGCAGGCGTCGACTACGTTTACTTCATCCAGAAGAACACGCTGAACCGCCGAGAGAGGACGCTGCACATCGAGTCGCACAACGAGACCTTCTCAAACCGCGTCATCATCCATGAGCTCTGCTGCTACTCA gttcaCCCTGAGAACGACGACTGGACATGTTTCGAGCAGTCTGCCAGCCTAGACATCAAATCCTTCTTCGGTTTCGAGAGCACTGTGGAGAAAATCGCCATGAAGCAGTACGCCAACAGCATCAAGAAG GGTAAAGAGATCATCGAGTACTACCTGAGAGAGCTGGAGGAGGATGGCATTACCCACGTGCCCCGCTGGAGCCCCAGCACCTCCCTCATTCAGCCCGTTGTCGCGGTCGCACCCCCGGCTCCTCCCTCCACGGCCCCCATCGCCATCGCCGCCTCCGCAGAGTCGGGCAAAGACGCGGCGGCGTGTAAAGAAAGCAGCAGTCCAGTGGGCAGCGCCAACGAGCCGCTCGCCGCCACGCCCGATG ATAAACTGGATGCTGACTACATTAACCGTTACCTGGGTGACCTCACACCTCTACAGGAAAGCTGCCTCATACGCCTCCGCAGCTGGCTGCAGGAAACACACAAGGGCAaa ATCCCAAAAGACCAGCACATCCTGCGCTTCCTGCGAGCGAGAGACTTCAACATGGACAAAGCACGAGAGATCCTGTGTCAGTCTCTCACCTGGAGGAAGCAGCACCAGGTGGATTACCTGCTGGACACCTGGAGCTCACCACAGGTCCTCCACGATTACTACACCGGGGGATGGCACCATCACGACCGtg ATGGCCGTCCTCTCTATATCCTGCGTCTGGGACAGATGGACACTAAAGGACTGGTTCGAGCTCTAGGGGAGGAGTCACTGCTCAGACAT gttttgTCTATAAATGAGGAGGGATTGAGGAGGTGTGAAGAGAACACTAAGGTGTTTGGACGCCCAATCAG TTGTTGGACATGTCTGGTGGATCTGGAGGGTTTGAACATGAGGCATCTGTGGCGTCCAGGCGTTAAAGCTCTCCTGCGCATCATTGAAGTGGTGGAAGCAAATTACCCAGAAACCCTTGGGCGCCTCCTCATCCTGCGTGCGCCCCGGGTCTTCCCTGTGCTCTGGACTCTG GTGAGTCCGTTCATCGACGAGAACACGCGTAAGAAGTTCCTGATCTACGCTGGGAATGACTACCAGGGTCCTGGTGGTCTGGTGGATTACATCGATAAGGAGGTCATCCCCGACTTCCTGGGTGGAGAGTGtatg TGTGAGGTTCCTGAGGGTGGCCTGGTTCCCAAATCCCTCTACAGAACCCCAGAGGAACTGGAGAACGACGACATCAAGCTGTGGACGGAAACCATCTACCAGAGCGCCAGCGTGTTTAAGGGAGCGCCGCACGAG CTGCTGATCGAGATCATCGACGCCTCCTCTGTAATCACCTGGGACTTCGACGTGTGTAAAGGAGACGTGGTGTTTAACATCTATCACTCCAAACGGGCTCCTCAGCCGGCCAGGAAAGAGGCGCTGGCGTCGCACGGCATCACGTCACCCGGGGGCAATAACGTGCAGCTCATTGACAAGTCGTGGCAGTTGGGGCAGGACTACAGCATGGTGGAGTCTCCACTCACCTGTAAAGAGGGAGAGAGCGTGCAG GGTTCTCATGTGACACGCTGGCCAGGGTTCTACATCCTCCAGTGGAGGTTCCACTCTATGCCCGCATGCGCAGCCACCAACCTGCCGCGTGTGGACGACGTGTTAGCCACGCTGCAGGTTTCCTCTCACAAGTGTAAAGTCATGTACTACACCGAGGTCCTGGGCTCCGAGGACTTCAG gGGTTCGATGACGAGCCTGGAGTCGAGTCACAGCGGATTCTCTCAGCTCAGCGCCGCCACCACGTCCTCCAGCCAATCACAGTCCAGCTCCATGATCTCCAGGTAG